The proteins below come from a single Kosakonia sp. SMBL-WEM22 genomic window:
- a CDS encoding mechanosensitive ion channel family protein, which produces MTFLSRFDFISILMLPSFWIGLGTVVIVTLVVYWLFTHLLKMVLKGAHNWSEKQGGVGTLQHVVVDMLRRTSKFLLFVAALLFSLRFVDLPDHLFNTLGHAWFLVLAIQIALWLDQGVVSWMRHLMYSPNTSKNPVTMVIAGLLLRMMLWTMMLLSILANVGVNITALVASLGVGGIAIALAVQTILSDVFASLSIGFDKPFEIGDFVVFGDVAGTIEHIGLKTTRIRSLSGEQIVCGNAILLQQTLHNYKRMQTRRIVFTFGLALTTPPDKLRKVGEMVKAIITEVGNTRFDRAHFLGFGTDRLNFEVVHIVNSADYNTYMDIQQEINIRIMEQLAAEGIELAIPCVVVKGGLAVETPSAEPQSEQPAV; this is translated from the coding sequence TTCTGTCACGTTTTGACTTTATATCCATCTTGATGCTGCCCTCATTCTGGATTGGTCTTGGCACGGTAGTGATTGTGACGCTGGTGGTCTACTGGCTCTTCACCCACTTACTAAAAATGGTGCTGAAAGGCGCGCACAACTGGAGTGAGAAGCAGGGTGGTGTTGGCACGTTGCAGCATGTTGTGGTGGACATGCTCAGACGCACCAGTAAATTCCTGCTCTTTGTGGCGGCGCTGCTTTTCAGCCTGCGCTTCGTTGACCTTCCCGATCACCTATTCAATACCCTCGGGCACGCCTGGTTCTTAGTGCTGGCCATCCAGATTGCGCTCTGGCTGGATCAGGGCGTGGTGTCATGGATGCGTCATCTGATGTATTCCCCTAACACCAGCAAAAACCCGGTCACCATGGTAATTGCCGGTCTGCTGCTGCGCATGATGCTCTGGACGATGATGCTGCTGTCGATTCTGGCGAACGTCGGTGTCAATATTACCGCGCTGGTAGCGAGTCTCGGGGTGGGCGGTATCGCCATTGCGCTGGCGGTGCAAACTATTCTGAGCGATGTTTTCGCCTCGCTCTCTATCGGCTTCGATAAACCCTTCGAGATCGGTGATTTTGTGGTGTTCGGCGATGTTGCCGGTACCATTGAGCATATAGGTCTTAAAACCACGCGTATTCGCAGCCTCAGCGGGGAGCAGATCGTCTGCGGCAACGCCATTCTGCTGCAACAAACGCTGCACAACTATAAGCGTATGCAGACGCGCCGTATCGTCTTCACCTTTGGTCTTGCGCTTACCACACCGCCGGACAAGCTGCGCAAAGTGGGTGAGATGGTGAAAGCCATCATTACTGAAGTGGGCAATACGCGCTTCGATCGTGCCCACTTCCTCGGCTTTGGCACCGATCGGCTGAATTTTGAAGTGGTACATATTGTGAATTCAGCGGATTACAACACCTACATGGATATTCAGCAGGAGATCAATATCCGCATTATGGAGCAGCTGGCGGCAGAAGGGATTGAGCTTGCGATCCCGTGTGTGGTAGTGAAAGGGGGGCTGGCAGTGGAAACGCCCTCCGCAGAGCCGCAGAGTGAGCAACCGGCGGTATAA
- the uspE gene encoding universal stress protein UspE: MAKYQNMLVAIDPNQDDQPALRRAVYLHQRIGGRIKAFLPIYDFSYEMTTLLSPDERTAMRQGVISQRTAWIREQAKYYLDAGVPIDIKVVWHNRPFEAIIQEVLSGGHDLLLKMTHQHDKLESVIFTPTDWHLLRKCPCPVWMVKDQPWPEGGRAVVAVNLASEEIYHNALNEKLVKETLHLAEQVNHTEVHLVGAYPVTPINIAIELPEFDPSVYNDAIRGQHLLAMKALRQKFGIDEKMTHVDKGLPEEVIPDLAEHLQAGIVVLGTIGRTGISAAFLGNTAEQVIDHLRCDLLVIKPDDYQSPVELDDDEDD; the protein is encoded by the coding sequence ATGGCTAAGTATCAGAATATGTTGGTCGCCATCGATCCTAATCAGGACGATCAACCCGCATTACGACGTGCCGTGTATTTGCATCAACGGATTGGCGGTCGGATCAAAGCATTTTTGCCGATTTACGACTTCTCATACGAGATGACCACCCTTCTGTCCCCCGATGAACGAACGGCGATGCGCCAGGGGGTTATCAGCCAGCGCACCGCATGGATCCGCGAACAGGCAAAATACTATCTCGACGCCGGAGTGCCCATTGATATCAAAGTGGTATGGCACAACCGTCCTTTCGAAGCGATTATTCAGGAAGTGCTCTCCGGCGGCCACGATCTGCTGCTGAAGATGACCCACCAGCATGACAAACTGGAATCGGTAATTTTCACCCCTACCGACTGGCATCTGCTGCGTAAATGCCCCTGCCCGGTGTGGATGGTAAAAGATCAGCCGTGGCCAGAAGGCGGGCGCGCTGTTGTTGCCGTTAATCTTGCCAGCGAAGAGATCTACCACAACGCGCTGAATGAAAAGCTGGTGAAAGAGACCCTGCACCTGGCTGAACAGGTCAACCATACTGAAGTGCATCTCGTCGGTGCCTATCCTGTCACCCCCATCAATATTGCTATTGAGCTGCCGGAATTTGATCCAAGCGTCTATAACGACGCCATTCGCGGTCAGCATCTGCTGGCGATGAAAGCGCTACGGCAAAAATTTGGTATCGATGAGAAAATGACGCATGTCGATAAAGGGTTACCAGAAGAGGTGATCCCGGATCTGGCAGAACATCTGCAGGCCGGGATTGTGGTGCTTGGCACAATTGGCCGCACCGGTATCTCCGCGGCGTTTCTCGGCAATACCGCAGAGCAGGTGATCGATCACCTGCGCTGCGATTTGTTGGTTATCAAACCGGATGATTACCAGTCGCCCGTTGAGCTGGATGATGACGAAGACGACTGA
- the fnr gene encoding fumarate/nitrate reduction transcriptional regulator Fnr, whose protein sequence is MIPEKRIIRRIQSGGCAIHCQDCSISQLCIPFTLNEHELDQLDNIIERKKPIQKGQTLFKAGDELKSLYAIRSGTIKSYTITEQGDEQITGFHLAGDLVGFDAIGTGHHPSFAQALETSMVCEIPFETLDDLSGKMPSLRQQMMRLMSGEIKGDQDMILLLSKKNAEERLAAFIYNLSRRFAQRGFSPREFRLTMTRGDIGNYLGLTVETISRLLGRFQKSGMLAVKGKYITIENGDLLSELAGHAHNAA, encoded by the coding sequence ATGATCCCGGAAAAGCGAATTATTCGACGCATTCAGTCTGGCGGTTGTGCTATCCACTGTCAGGATTGCAGTATCAGCCAGCTTTGCATCCCCTTTACTCTTAATGAACATGAGCTGGATCAGCTCGACAATATCATTGAGCGTAAAAAGCCCATCCAGAAAGGTCAGACCCTGTTTAAAGCAGGTGATGAGCTGAAATCGCTCTACGCTATCCGCTCGGGCACAATCAAAAGCTATACCATTACCGAACAGGGTGATGAGCAGATCACCGGTTTCCATCTGGCGGGCGATCTGGTGGGCTTTGACGCCATCGGTACCGGCCACCACCCGAGCTTTGCTCAGGCGCTCGAGACCTCAATGGTCTGTGAGATCCCGTTCGAAACGTTGGACGATCTCTCGGGTAAAATGCCAAGCCTGCGTCAGCAGATGATGCGTCTGATGAGCGGCGAGATCAAAGGCGATCAGGATATGATCCTGCTGCTGTCGAAGAAAAACGCAGAAGAGCGCCTGGCTGCATTTATCTATAACCTCTCGCGCCGTTTTGCGCAGCGTGGTTTCTCACCGCGTGAGTTCCGTCTGACCATGACCCGTGGCGATATCGGCAACTATCTGGGCCTGACCGTTGAGACCATCAGTCGTCTGCTGGGTCGTTTCCAGAAGAGCGGCATGCTGGCGGTGAAAGGGAAATATATCACCATCGAAAACGGCGATCTGCTCTCTGAGCTGGCGGGTCACGCTCATAACGCTGCCTGA
- the ogt gene encoding methylated-DNA--[protein]-cysteine S-methyltransferase, which produces MLTLLEDKIATPLGPLWVICDEQFQLRAVEWEEHDARMVELLNIHYRREGYQRVASHNPGGLSQKLQDYFDGDLAVIDTLPTATGGTPFQREVWQMLRTIPCGQVMHYGQLATILGRTGAARAVGAANGANPISIVVPCHRVIGSNGMLTGYAGGVARKEWLLRHERYLLL; this is translated from the coding sequence ATGCTCACCCTACTTGAAGATAAAATCGCCACCCCGCTTGGCCCGCTGTGGGTCATCTGCGATGAGCAGTTTCAGCTGCGCGCCGTAGAGTGGGAGGAACACGATGCCCGGATGGTTGAACTGCTTAATATTCACTATCGCCGCGAAGGGTATCAGCGCGTGGCTTCACACAACCCAGGCGGGCTGAGCCAAAAATTGCAGGACTATTTCGACGGCGATCTGGCGGTGATTGATACCCTGCCAACCGCAACCGGCGGTACCCCTTTTCAACGCGAAGTGTGGCAGATGCTGCGCACCATTCCCTGCGGTCAAGTGATGCATTATGGTCAACTGGCGACAATTCTTGGTCGCACGGGCGCGGCGCGTGCCGTGGGGGCTGCTAACGGAGCCAATCCCATCAGTATTGTTGTGCCCTGCCACCGCGTAATCGGCAGTAACGGCATGCTCACCGGCTATGCGGGTGGGGTTGCGCGTAAAGAGTGGCTGCTGCGCCATGAGCGTTACTTACTATTGTGA
- the smrA gene encoding DNA endonuclease SmrA, whose protein sequence is MNPDEKSLFLDAMEDVQPLKRSADVHWHPSHKSRPLQRIDTLQLDNFLTTGFLDPVALDTPLEFRREGLQIGVLDKLRLGKYTQQASLNLLRQPVEQCRQMLFSFMHQCRQDGLRNVLIIHGKGRDETSHANIIRSYLARWLPEFEDVQAFCPALPHHGGSGACYVALRKSEQAKQENWERHAKRSR, encoded by the coding sequence ATGAACCCGGATGAAAAATCGCTGTTTCTTGACGCCATGGAGGATGTCCAACCCCTGAAGCGCAGTGCCGATGTGCACTGGCACCCGAGTCATAAATCCCGACCCTTGCAGCGCATTGACACCCTGCAACTCGATAATTTTCTCACCACCGGTTTTCTTGACCCGGTTGCGCTCGATACGCCGCTAGAGTTTCGCCGTGAAGGGCTGCAAATCGGCGTGCTCGATAAACTGCGGCTGGGCAAATATACCCAGCAGGCGAGCCTAAACCTGCTGCGTCAGCCCGTCGAGCAGTGCCGGCAGATGCTGTTTAGCTTTATGCATCAGTGCCGCCAGGATGGGCTGCGCAATGTATTGATCATTCACGGAAAAGGGCGCGACGAGACCTCACACGCCAATATTATCCGCAGCTACCTGGCGCGCTGGCTGCCGGAGTTTGAGGATGTACAGGCGTTCTGCCCGGCATTGCCGCACCACGGCGGCAGCGGCGCGTGCTATGTCGCCCTGCGCAAATCCGAACAGGCAAAGCAGGAGAACTGGGAGCGGCACGCTAAGCGCAGCCGCTAG
- the umuC gene encoding translesion error-prone DNA polymerase V subunit UmuC has protein sequence MYALVDVNSFYTSCETVFRPDLTGKPVVVLSNNDGCVISRSAEAKALGITMADPYFKQKALMERHGVAVFSSNYALYGDMSHRVMTLLEELCPAVDTYSIDEAFVDLTGIPQLREFGRTLRNAIYQRTMLTVGVGIAPTKTLAKLANNAAKKWPEASGGVVDLSRQAQQLKLMAALPVGEVWGIGRRLSKRLEAMGIDTVLKLAQSDLWFIRKNFSVVLERTVRELRGEPCLGFAEFAPAKHEIISSRSFGERVSDYASVREGICTWAARAAEKLRADHQYCRYVGAFIKSSPHDDEEPYYSNSAGIRLLTPTHDTRDIIAAATRSLDIIWKQGPRYQKAGVMLGDFFSKGVAQLNLFDDFSPRENSESLMNVLDMLNKKGNKLWFAGQGVTPGWKMKRSLLSPAWTTRLADVPLVG, from the coding sequence ATGTACGCGCTCGTTGATGTTAATTCGTTCTATACCAGTTGCGAGACCGTCTTCCGGCCCGATTTAACCGGTAAGCCGGTGGTGGTGTTATCCAATAACGATGGCTGCGTCATCTCCCGTTCGGCTGAAGCTAAAGCGCTTGGCATCACGATGGCTGACCCCTACTTCAAGCAGAAGGCGCTTATGGAGCGTCACGGCGTGGCGGTGTTCAGCAGTAACTACGCACTGTATGGCGATATGAGCCATCGGGTGATGACACTGCTGGAGGAGCTCTGTCCGGCGGTGGATACCTACAGCATCGATGAAGCGTTTGTGGATTTGACCGGCATTCCGCAGCTGCGAGAATTTGGGCGCACCCTGCGTAATGCCATTTATCAGCGCACCATGCTTACCGTCGGCGTCGGCATTGCGCCGACGAAAACGCTGGCCAAGCTAGCCAATAACGCCGCGAAAAAGTGGCCGGAGGCGTCGGGCGGCGTGGTGGATCTCTCGCGCCAGGCACAGCAATTAAAGCTAATGGCTGCCCTGCCGGTAGGTGAAGTGTGGGGAATCGGCCGCCGCCTGAGCAAGCGGCTGGAGGCGATGGGGATTGATACCGTGCTCAAGCTGGCGCAGAGCGATTTGTGGTTTATCCGTAAAAACTTCAGCGTGGTGCTGGAGCGAACGGTACGTGAACTGCGCGGCGAACCCTGCCTTGGATTTGCCGAGTTCGCACCGGCGAAGCATGAGATCATCAGCTCACGCTCCTTTGGCGAGCGCGTCAGCGACTACGCATCGGTGCGCGAAGGGATCTGCACCTGGGCGGCGCGCGCCGCTGAGAAGCTGCGCGCGGATCATCAATATTGCCGCTATGTCGGTGCGTTTATTAAGAGTAGCCCCCACGATGATGAGGAACCTTATTACAGCAACAGCGCAGGCATTCGTTTACTGACGCCAACACACGACACCCGCGATATTATTGCAGCGGCAACGCGTAGCCTGGATATTATCTGGAAGCAAGGGCCGAGATATCAAAAAGCAGGCGTTATGCTGGGGGACTTTTTTAGTAAAGGCGTCGCGCAGCTTAATTTATTCGATGATTTTTCTCCGCGAGAAAATAGCGAATCGCTAATGAATGTTTTAGACATGCTTAATAAAAAGGGAAATAAACTATGGTTTGCCGGCCAGGGCGTTACGCCAGGCTGGAAGATGAAGCGCTCCCTGCTCTCCCCCGCCTGGACCACACGCTTAGCGGATGTGCCGCTTGTCGGCTAG
- the umuD gene encoding translesion error-prone DNA polymerase V autoproteolytic subunit yields MTTSAFPSPATDYIEDAIDLVSSLIAHPSATYVMRASSDAMCEAAILPGSLLLVDTSLQPGDGDIVVARLLSGFMVKRLRLRPYPQLVADNPAYPAIRIEEEEGAHIVGVVTTVITLPPRHHVRAR; encoded by the coding sequence ATGACTACCAGCGCTTTTCCCAGTCCGGCTACGGACTACATTGAAGATGCGATCGACCTGGTGAGTAGCCTGATCGCCCACCCGTCGGCCACCTATGTGATGCGGGCTTCCAGTGACGCTATGTGCGAAGCCGCGATCCTGCCAGGTTCTCTGTTACTGGTTGATACCAGCCTGCAACCGGGCGATGGCGATATTGTTGTCGCCCGCCTGCTAAGCGGTTTTATGGTAAAGCGGCTACGGCTGCGCCCTTACCCGCAGCTGGTGGCGGATAACCCCGCCTATCCGGCGATCAGGATCGAAGAAGAGGAAGGCGCGCATATAGTTGGCGTCGTAACCACCGTGATCACTTTGCCGCCTCGCCATCATGTACGCGCTCGTTGA
- a CDS encoding AI-2E family transporter has protein sequence MTTLKSNNFFFTILLLLVSVAFFTLIQPYYSAIIWAVILALIFYPLRTKLTGLLRGRNGIASLITVLLICILVFIPMMIVLSSLAVEINALYQRLQTNATDLPQLLSNGIAHLPEWAKHALRENNFDSVEAIREKLSGAALSVGRYLAGSAVIIGKGTLGLTISFSLMVYLLFFLLKDGAALVKKIYEVMPLSAKIKRRLFLKFAGVARATVKGTLVVAIAQGALGGIGFWFAGLNGSLLWGALMAFLSLIPAVGTALIWIPAVIFLYSTGELLTATLLTLYFVIVVGLADNLLRPLLVGKDTRMPDYLILLTTLGGLQFFGINGFVLGPLIAGLFISSWNLLAEARANALNTPPE, from the coding sequence ATGACAACGCTCAAGAGCAACAACTTCTTTTTTACCATTTTGTTATTACTGGTCAGCGTGGCGTTTTTCACCCTGATCCAGCCTTACTACTCCGCCATTATCTGGGCGGTGATCCTGGCGTTGATCTTCTATCCGCTGCGTACAAAGCTCACCGGGCTGCTGCGCGGGCGAAACGGTATCGCCTCGCTGATCACCGTGCTGCTGATCTGTATCCTCGTCTTTATTCCGATGATGATCGTGCTCTCGTCGCTGGCGGTTGAGATCAACGCGCTCTATCAGCGTCTGCAAACTAACGCGACGGATCTGCCGCAGCTGTTAAGTAACGGCATTGCGCACCTGCCGGAGTGGGCGAAACACGCGCTGCGTGAAAACAATTTCGATTCGGTTGAGGCCATTCGCGAAAAACTCTCCGGGGCGGCGCTTAGCGTCGGGCGCTATCTGGCGGGCAGCGCGGTGATTATCGGTAAGGGTACGCTGGGGTTAACCATCAGCTTCTCACTGATGGTCTATCTGCTCTTTTTCCTGCTGAAAGATGGCGCCGCGCTGGTGAAGAAAATCTACGAGGTGATGCCGTTATCGGCCAAAATCAAACGCCGCCTGTTCCTGAAATTTGCCGGTGTGGCGCGCGCGACGGTAAAAGGGACGCTGGTGGTAGCGATTGCGCAGGGGGCGCTGGGCGGGATTGGCTTCTGGTTCGCCGGGCTGAACGGCAGTCTGCTGTGGGGCGCGCTGATGGCGTTCCTGTCGCTGATCCCGGCGGTCGGTACCGCACTTATCTGGATCCCGGCGGTGATCTTCCTCTACTCCACGGGCGAGCTGCTCACCGCCACGCTACTGACCCTCTACTTTGTGATTGTGGTCGGGCTGGCGGACAACCTGTTGCGCCCGCTGCTGGTGGGGAAAGATACCCGCATGCCGGACTATCTGATCCTGCTGACCACCCTTGGCGGCCTGCAATTCTTTGGCATCAACGGCTTCGTGCTTGGGCCACTGATCGCAGGGCTGTTTATCTCCTCATGGAACTTACTGGCAGAAGCACGTGCGAATGCGCTTAATACGCCGCCAGAATAA
- the mdtJ gene encoding multidrug/spermidine efflux SMR transporter subunit MdtJ has product MFYWILLALAILSEITGTLSMKWASINNSHSGFILMLVMITCSYIFLAFAVKKIALGVAYALWEGVGIAIITLFSVLLFDEPLSPLKAAGLVALALGIVLIKSGTRKAPRQEQGHVTA; this is encoded by the coding sequence ATGTTTTACTGGATTTTATTAGCGCTGGCGATTCTCTCGGAAATAACCGGTACGCTATCGATGAAATGGGCAAGTATTAATAATAGCCACAGCGGCTTTATTTTAATGCTGGTGATGATTACCTGTTCCTATATTTTCCTGGCGTTTGCAGTGAAAAAAATTGCCCTCGGCGTGGCCTACGCATTATGGGAAGGTGTCGGTATTGCCATTATTACGCTATTTAGCGTGCTGCTGTTTGATGAACCCCTCTCACCGTTGAAAGCGGCGGGTCTGGTAGCGCTGGCGCTCGGTATTGTGCTGATTAAGTCCGGCACGCGTAAAGCCCCACGTCAGGAGCAGGGTCATGTTACTGCTTGA
- the mdtI gene encoding multidrug/spermidine efflux SMR transporter subunit MdtI, producing the protein MLLLEWVHALWLAMAIILEIVANIFLKLSDGFRRKLYGCGSLVAVLAAFSALSQAVKGIDLSVAYALWGGFGIVATLAAGWILFGQRLNGKGWLGLALLLIGMMLIKLS; encoded by the coding sequence ATGTTACTGCTTGAGTGGGTGCACGCATTATGGCTGGCGATGGCCATTATTCTGGAAATTGTCGCCAATATCTTTTTAAAACTTTCTGACGGCTTTCGTCGCAAACTCTATGGCTGCGGATCGCTAGTGGCGGTGCTGGCTGCCTTCAGCGCCTTGTCGCAGGCGGTAAAGGGGATCGATCTCTCCGTCGCCTACGCCCTGTGGGGCGGGTTTGGTATCGTGGCGACGCTTGCCGCCGGCTGGATCCTCTTCGGACAGCGCCTTAATGGCAAAGGCTGGCTCGGCCTGGCGCTGCTGCTTATCGGCATGATGCTGATAAAACTCTCCTGA